The genomic window GCCCACGCCGGAGCGGAAGTCGCGGAAGAAGTCGTCCAAGGTGTCGGCGATGAGGTCGGAACGGTTGTCGTAGGGCTCCGTGCGCCGCTCGAGGGAGCGGTTGGGGGAGACGTTGCCGTAGTCCCAGAAGAGGGTGCCGGCGAGGTTTCCGCGCAGGCGCTGGCGCACCTCGAGGGTGAGGACGTTGTAGCCGTGCCCTCCCAGGGGGTCTCCGCCCGGGTCTGCCGGCCCGAGCTCCGACTCCTGGAAGCTGCGCACGGTGCTCTCGCCCCCGTTGAAGAAGCGCTCACCCAGCGGCAGCGCCACCTGGCTCCCGGTGGGCAGGATGAGGCCTGCCTGGTAGCGCGCTCCGATCACCGTGCTCCCGGTGACGGAGGCAAACCAGCGGGTGCTCCCGGTGAAGCGCAGGTACGTGAGGTCGCTTCCCAGATAGGTCTCGGCCACCTCGGCGCCCAGGGTGGACTTGCCGCCCCGGGTGGGGACGAAGAAGTCGTCCCGGGTGTCGTGGGCGGCCTGGAGCCCCACCGAGGCCAGGGCGTACCCGCTGGCCGAGTCGTCGATGTCCGGGTCGGCCCGGGTGTGGGTGAGCGAGGTGAGGCGCATGTCGTAGGAGGCCGCGGCCGTGATGGTGGGGCTCAGGGGGCGGCTCAGGGTGACCCCGACGCCCTTCTCCTCCCGGTCGAAGGAGGGCTCCCGGCGCCAGCGGTAGTACACGGGGACGTCGGCGGTGATCTCGGAGCGGAAGAACCAGGGGTCGGTGAGGCCCACCAGGGCGTCGCGGCTGCGCACGGATACCCCCGCCTCCACCCGGCCCGAGCGCCCGGTGCCGAAGAGGTTTCTCTCCCCAAGGCCCGCCCGGAAGCGCAGGTACTCGTAGGAACCCCAGCCGGGCTCCAGCCACAGCTCGATCGAGGGCGCCTCCTCGACCGCGAGCACCAGGGCCCGGTCTCCGGGCTCCCCGGGGCCCTCGATCTCCCGCAGCTCCAGGTCCACCTGCCGGAAGAGCCCGGTGCGGTAGAGGTTCCGAAACGAGGTGCGAAGCTTTTCCTGGCTGTAGGGGTCGCCCGGCGAGAACGCCAGCCGGTTGCGGAGGAAGGCCCCCCGGGTCTTCCGGTTTCCCTGTACCTCGACGGCCGCCACGGTCACCCGGGGCCCGCTGGCGATCCGGGCGGCGAGGAGCTGGTCGCCAGGGGCCGCCCCGGGGGAGACGGTCACCTCGGCCCGGACCTCGGGGTAGCCCCGGTTGGCGTAGATCTCGAGGATGCGGCTCTGGAGGGTGAGCCGCACCCGGGGTACGTAGACCTGCCCCAGGAACTGCGCCGCCGCCTCCCCCAGGGCGCCCTCGGCCTCGGCCAGCACCTCGCCCTGGAAGGCCACGTCGCGCACCACGTGGCGGGGTCCCTCCTGGATGCGCACCGTGGCCGCCACCTGGGACCGGTCCTGCGAGAAGGCGAGCTCGGGCCCTTCGACCTCCACGTCCAGGTACCCGCTCCCGTAGTAGAAGTCCCGCATTTCCGCCACGGCCCGCCTGGCCTGGCTCTCGACGAACACGCGCCCGCCCCCTGCGAGGAAGGACCGCTCGGGGCCGAAGAAGGCCCGCAGGGTGTCGGCGTCGAAGGCGCGGTTGCCCTCGATCTGCACGGTCCGCAGGATCACCCGGGGCCCTTCCGTCACCTCGAAGATAACGTGGGGCCGGCCGTCGCGAACCTCGTAGGCGTAGGCCACCTCGGCGAAGGCGTAGCCCTCGTTGCGGTAGGCGAGCTCCATCTGGAAGGCGGCGTCGTCGGCGTGGTGGAGCCGCAGCTCTCCCCGGCTCTCGTCGAGCTCCGCTTCCGCTGCCCGCCGCAGCGCCCCTTCCCCCAGGGCCCGGTTTCCCTCGAAGCGCAGCACGGCCGGGACCGGGCGCTCCGGGACAACCGTCTCCTCCGCGCCGGAGGACGGCCCGGCGGTCGCCCCGGCGAACCCGGCGGCGAGGGCGAACGCGATGAGGAGCTTGAGGCGAAACGGTCCAGTGCCCCTCCTCACCGGAAGGCGCCCCGGAGCGCCGAG from Thermodesulfobacteriota bacterium includes these protein-coding regions:
- the bamA gene encoding outer membrane protein assembly factor BamA; translated protein: MRRGTGPFRLKLLIAFALAAGFAGATAGPSSGAEETVVPERPVPAVLRFEGNRALGEGALRRAAEAELDESRGELRLHHADDAAFQMELAYRNEGYAFAEVAYAYEVRDGRPHVIFEVTEGPRVILRTVQIEGNRAFDADTLRAFFGPERSFLAGGGRVFVESQARRAVAEMRDFYYGSGYLDVEVEGPELAFSQDRSQVAATVRIQEGPRHVVRDVAFQGEVLAEAEGALGEAAAQFLGQVYVPRVRLTLQSRILEIYANRGYPEVRAEVTVSPGAAPGDQLLAARIASGPRVTVAAVEVQGNRKTRGAFLRNRLAFSPGDPYSQEKLRTSFRNLYRTGLFRQVDLELREIEGPGEPGDRALVLAVEEAPSIELWLEPGWGSYEYLRFRAGLGERNLFGTGRSGRVEAGVSVRSRDALVGLTDPWFFRSEITADVPVYYRWRREPSFDREEKGVGVTLSRPLSPTITAAASYDMRLTSLTHTRADPDIDDSASGYALASVGLQAAHDTRDDFFVPTRGGKSTLGAEVAETYLGSDLTYLRFTGSTRWFASVTGSTVIGARYQAGLILPTGSQVALPLGERFFNGGESTVRSFQESELGPADPGGDPLGGHGYNVLTLEVRQRLRGNLAGTLFWDYGNVSPNRSLERRTEPYDNRSDLIADTLDDFFRDFRSGVGVGLQYLLPVGPARLDFAVNPSPRDREDRWALHFSVGMAF